One segment of Candidatus Aminicenantes bacterium DNA contains the following:
- a CDS encoding NAD-dependent epimerase/dehydratase family protein — protein sequence MSQRSRGAAILGGSGFIGHAVTEELVRCGYRVSVVNRGLTPAAFAGPVERVKADRTDPLSFAQALAAIDADCVVDVTAFREEETRAAIEAFRGRIERFVHIGSLSVYQWPFPCPVAEDWPLETDPFVSYGFHKAGCERALQAEPVAGLPWSILRLPAVCGPRDPTSREADLRRQICGGQPVYVPPRPYFCQNLFVQDAARAVRMMIETPAAAGRAYNVGGPPFTLEEYAGLLADLLGKPPRLVRASGRALAEGGIDPHKIPYYFEGDLCLDTRRIRDELAFTPAFDREQALSLTLDWLARAEGADAAE from the coding sequence TTGAGCCAGCGGAGCCGGGGGGCGGCCATACTCGGCGGAAGCGGGTTCATCGGCCACGCCGTGACGGAGGAGCTCGTCCGGTGCGGCTATCGCGTCAGCGTGGTCAACCGGGGACTCACACCCGCCGCCTTCGCCGGTCCGGTGGAGCGAGTCAAGGCGGATCGAACCGACCCGCTCAGCTTCGCCCAGGCTCTGGCGGCCATCGATGCCGATTGCGTCGTCGACGTGACAGCCTTCCGGGAGGAAGAAACGCGGGCCGCGATCGAGGCCTTTCGCGGGCGCATCGAACGCTTCGTCCACATTGGCTCCCTCAGCGTCTATCAGTGGCCGTTCCCCTGCCCCGTGGCCGAGGATTGGCCTCTCGAAACGGACCCGTTCGTCTCGTACGGATTCCATAAGGCGGGCTGCGAGCGAGCCCTCCAGGCCGAGCCGGTGGCCGGCCTCCCCTGGTCGATTCTGCGGCTGCCCGCCGTCTGCGGACCGCGCGATCCCACCTCCAGGGAAGCGGACCTGCGCCGGCAAATCTGCGGAGGCCAGCCCGTTTACGTGCCGCCGCGGCCCTACTTTTGCCAGAACCTCTTCGTCCAAGACGCGGCCCGGGCGGTCCGCATGATGATCGAAACGCCCGCGGCGGCCGGGCGCGCCTACAATGTCGGCGGCCCGCCCTTCACCCTCGAAGAGTATGCCGGACTCCTGGCGGATCTCCTGGGAAAGCCGCCTCGGCTGGTAAGAGCTTCCGGCCGGGCTCTCGCCGAGGGCGGGATCGATCCGCACAAGATCCCGTACTATTTCGAGGGCGATTTATGCCTCGACACGCGGAGGATCCGCGACGAGCTTGCCTTCACGCCGGCCTTCGACCGGGAACAGGCCTTAAGCCTGACCCTGGATTGGCTGGCCCGCGCGGAGGGAGCGGATGCGGCCGAGTGA
- a CDS encoding threonine synthase: MSYLSHLECPECGRTYPADDLNTICAPCGSPLLARYDLDRACAELDRDAFRSRPGDMWRWRELMPVRDRARIISTGEGGTPTLEAPRLGSRLGARALFIKDEGRNPTGTFKARGLAAAVSRAVELGVKGFVIPTAGNAGGALAAYAARTGLPAHVFMPTDAPPANQHEVEAAGAHLHLVQGLISDAGRECAKMALESGLFDVSTLKEPYRLEGKKTMGYEIALDFGWTLPDVILYPTGGGTGLIGIWKAIDEMQRLGWIGPQRPRMVCVQAAGCAPMAKAFAEGRERCEFFTGAQTQAAGLRVPKPLGDWLILRTLRESNGTAVSVPDEEMFEMRALAAAGEGLQVCLEGSATLAALRRLLASGWIRPDERVLCLNTGTSLKDAV, encoded by the coding sequence ATGAGCTATCTGTCCCACCTCGAGTGCCCCGAGTGCGGCCGCACCTACCCGGCCGACGATCTCAACACCATCTGCGCCCCCTGCGGCTCCCCGCTGCTGGCCCGCTACGATCTGGACCGGGCCTGCGCGGAACTGGACCGGGACGCATTCCGCTCCCGCCCGGGCGATATGTGGCGCTGGCGCGAGCTGATGCCCGTGCGCGATAGAGCCCGCATCATTTCGACGGGCGAAGGCGGAACGCCGACGCTCGAAGCCCCCCGGCTCGGATCTCGGCTCGGCGCCCGCGCGCTCTTTATCAAGGACGAGGGCCGCAACCCGACCGGCACGTTCAAGGCGCGCGGCCTCGCGGCGGCGGTCTCCCGGGCCGTGGAGTTGGGTGTGAAGGGCTTCGTCATCCCGACGGCGGGGAACGCGGGCGGCGCGCTGGCCGCCTATGCGGCGCGCACGGGATTGCCCGCGCACGTCTTCATGCCGACCGATGCACCGCCGGCCAACCAGCATGAGGTCGAGGCGGCCGGGGCCCATCTCCATCTGGTCCAGGGGCTCATCAGCGACGCCGGGCGGGAGTGCGCCAAGATGGCGCTCGAATCCGGGCTGTTCGACGTCTCCACGCTGAAGGAGCCCTATCGCCTGGAAGGCAAGAAGACGATGGGGTACGAGATCGCCCTCGACTTCGGCTGGACGCTGCCCGACGTGATCCTGTACCCCACGGGCGGCGGGACGGGCCTCATCGGCATCTGGAAGGCCATCGACGAGATGCAGCGCCTCGGCTGGATCGGGCCGCAGCGGCCGCGCATGGTCTGCGTCCAGGCGGCGGGCTGCGCCCCCATGGCCAAGGCCTTCGCCGAGGGCCGCGAGCGCTGCGAGTTCTTCACGGGCGCCCAAACGCAGGCCGCGGGGTTGCGCGTACCCAAGCCGCTGGGCGACTGGCTCATCCTACGCACGCTTCGCGAATCGAATGGGACGGCGGTCTCCGTGCCGGACGAAGAAATGTTTGAAATGCGGGCGCTGGCGGCGGCCGGCGAGGGCCTACAGGTCTGCCTGGAAGGCTCGGCCACTCTGGCCGCCCTGCGGCGATTGCTTGCCTCGGGCTGGATCCGCCCGGACGAGCGCGTCCTGTGCCTGAATACCGGCACCAGCTTGAAGGACGCGGTCTAG
- the hgcB gene encoding mercury methylation ferredoxin HgcB: MSLRYLENVVTLEYDRNKCTGCGKCVEVCPHGVFVMEGERKARLTDRDLCIECGACMRNCPFDAIKVRAGVGCAYALMISALRGKPAPVCE; the protein is encoded by the coding sequence ATGTCGCTTCGCTATCTGGAAAACGTCGTCACCCTCGAATACGACCGGAATAAATGTACCGGCTGCGGCAAATGCGTGGAAGTCTGCCCCCACGGGGTCTTCGTCATGGAAGGCGAGCGCAAGGCCCGGCTGACCGATCGCGACCTGTGCATCGAGTGCGGCGCCTGCATGCGCAACTGCCCCTTCGACGCCATCAAGGTCCGGGCAGGGGTGGGCTGCGCCTACGCCTTGATGATCAGCGCTCTGCGCGGCAAGCCCGCCCCCGTCTGCGAGTGA
- a CDS encoding 5'-methylthioadenosine/S-adenosylhomocysteine nucleosidase → MRIVIRTWGAIILLLATAIVSAPRSAGQAPEPISAAVLVSANAEWAVVRTLFPNEAYQKSPFGEFFLRDFRLPDGSSRRVLVFHGGWGKVAAAASTQYAIDRFAPGLLINFGTCGGFEGAIERNSIILADRTVIYDIIERMGDFEGAIRDYTTDIDLTWLTGKPPLDVVRGTLVSADQDLDPAAIAGLRKKYGAAAGDWESGAIAYTAVRNSKRVLILRGVTDLVNTHGGEAYGKIEVFQAASKSIMKRLFDSLPAWLAAAGS, encoded by the coding sequence ATGAGAATCGTCATCCGGACCTGGGGGGCCATCATTCTTCTGCTGGCGACAGCCATCGTGTCCGCGCCTCGATCCGCCGGGCAGGCGCCGGAGCCCATCTCCGCCGCCGTCCTCGTCTCGGCCAATGCAGAGTGGGCCGTCGTCCGGACGCTGTTCCCGAACGAGGCTTACCAGAAATCCCCCTTCGGCGAATTTTTTCTCCGGGACTTTCGGCTCCCGGACGGATCTTCCCGACGCGTCCTCGTTTTTCACGGCGGCTGGGGCAAAGTAGCGGCTGCCGCCTCAACCCAGTATGCCATCGACCGTTTCGCCCCCGGCTTGCTCATCAACTTCGGAACCTGCGGCGGGTTCGAAGGAGCCATCGAGCGGAACTCGATCATCCTGGCCGACCGAACCGTCATCTACGACATCATCGAGCGGATGGGCGATTTTGAGGGTGCGATCCGAGACTATACGACCGACATCGACCTGACCTGGCTGACCGGGAAGCCGCCGCTCGACGTCGTCCGCGGGACGCTCGTTTCCGCGGATCAGGATCTGGACCCGGCGGCCATAGCCGGCCTGCGGAAAAAGTACGGCGCCGCGGCGGGCGACTGGGAATCGGGGGCCATCGCTTATACCGCGGTCCGTAACAGCAAGCGCGTCCTCATCCTGCGCGGTGTGACCGACCTGGTCAACACGCACGGCGGCGAGGCCTACGGCAAGATCGAAGTCTTCCAGGCCGCCTCCAAATCGATCATGAAGCGGCTCTTCGATTCGCTCCCGGCCTGGCTGGCAGCGGCCGGCAGTTGA
- the hgcA gene encoding mercury methylation corrinoid protein HgcA, which produces MTKIFDRFLKDPGEVSCGCDDGGCCGSGPAKSDHDAAAGPLSPLTPADHRWIIGSVETPAGVIPVVATELSRADRRGRILARLSVNRMSYSVRPGLYAVGKPDPWSSVFVTGNYKMSFDHLRRALDGRDGWILVLDTRGINVWCAAGKGTFGTEEIISRVEAAGLARVVSHRTLILPQLGAPGVAAHEVAKRTKFRVVYGPIRAEDLGAFLEAGSKATPEMRRYRFRFRDRIVLTPVEIVMVFTNKYFLAVLALWGLGIAGVKFLAFNLPLVLGAVFIGTVLVPALLPWIPVRRFSLKGWLLGFLWTAGFLALQGAPVTAAGWSLAAAYLLILPALSAFIAMNFTGSSPITSLSGVVKEMKTAVPLMILSSGLGLAAFIVSAVI; this is translated from the coding sequence ATGACCAAGATATTCGATCGCTTTCTCAAGGATCCCGGCGAGGTCTCCTGCGGCTGCGACGACGGTGGCTGCTGCGGGTCCGGGCCCGCCAAGTCCGACCATGACGCGGCCGCGGGCCCCCTCTCCCCTCTCACGCCCGCCGATCACCGATGGATCATCGGATCCGTCGAAACACCCGCGGGGGTCATCCCCGTCGTCGCGACGGAGCTCAGCCGCGCCGATCGCCGCGGGAGGATTCTGGCCCGGCTATCCGTCAATCGAATGAGCTACTCCGTGCGGCCGGGGCTGTATGCCGTCGGCAAGCCCGATCCCTGGTCCTCCGTCTTCGTCACCGGGAACTATAAAATGAGCTTCGACCATCTGCGGCGAGCGCTCGACGGCCGAGACGGCTGGATTCTCGTTCTCGACACCCGCGGCATCAATGTCTGGTGCGCCGCGGGCAAAGGCACCTTCGGGACGGAAGAAATCATCAGCCGGGTGGAGGCGGCGGGCTTGGCCCGCGTAGTCTCTCATCGCACCCTGATCCTGCCCCAACTGGGAGCCCCCGGTGTTGCCGCCCATGAAGTCGCCAAACGGACGAAGTTCAGGGTTGTTTACGGCCCCATCCGGGCCGAGGATCTAGGCGCGTTTCTCGAGGCCGGCTCGAAGGCGACTCCGGAGATGCGGCGGTACCGCTTCCGATTCAGGGACCGCATCGTCCTGACGCCCGTCGAGATCGTCATGGTCTTCACCAATAAGTATTTTCTGGCCGTCCTGGCGCTTTGGGGGTTGGGCATAGCCGGGGTGAAGTTTCTCGCTTTCAATCTGCCCCTGGTTCTGGGGGCCGTCTTCATCGGGACCGTCCTGGTCCCGGCTCTACTGCCCTGGATCCCGGTGCGGCGGTTCTCCCTCAAGGGATGGCTGTTGGGCTTTCTCTGGACGGCCGGTTTCCTAGCCCTCCAGGGAGCGCCTGTCACAGCCGCCGGCTGGTCCTTGGCCGCCGCGTATCTTTTGATACTCCCCGCGCTCTCGGCTTTCATCGCCATGAACTTCACCGGATCGAGTCCCATCACCTCGCTGTCCGGGGTGGTCAAGGAAATGAAGACCGCCGTGCCGCTGATGATCTTGTCTTCGGGGTTGGGATTGGCGGCCTTTATCGTTTCAGCCGTGATTTAA
- a CDS encoding MarR family transcriptional regulator: protein MEEQKIIKLREKLRILERESGGVFDGQADCCGVTMGQCHTLLEIGSRGEISLVDLADALGLDASTMSRTIQGLVLIGLVDRRSSDKDRRFVVIRLTDQGRKIFAEIETRYNAYFSRVSELLPEDRRESILESVGEFADAIKRLNTATGCCRKGQRP from the coding sequence ATGGAAGAACAAAAAATCATTAAATTACGGGAAAAGCTGCGTATTCTCGAGCGTGAATCCGGCGGCGTATTCGACGGGCAAGCCGATTGCTGCGGCGTCACAATGGGCCAATGCCATACCCTTCTCGAGATCGGAAGCCGCGGCGAGATCAGCCTGGTCGACCTGGCCGACGCGTTGGGCTTGGACGCCAGCACCATGAGCCGCACCATCCAAGGATTGGTTCTAATCGGGCTGGTGGACCGCCGGTCCAGCGACAAGGACCGCCGCTTCGTTGTTATCCGGCTGACCGATCAAGGCCGCAAGATCTTCGCCGAGATCGAGACGCGCTACAACGCTTATTTCAGCCGCGTCAGCGAGCTTTTGCCCGAAGACAGGCGTGAGTCGATCCTGGAGAGCGTGGGCGAGTTCGCCGATGCCATCAAACGCCTGAACACCGCCACCGGATGCTGCCGGAAAGGACAGAGACCATGA
- a CDS encoding thioredoxin domain-containing protein: MEQALTVGQHPWRRLWSFLAGAGMIAASAMTIRHFFLANFPDSIYKGAFCDISAFFNCDGSAFSPIAQIWGVPMGWFGLVVGSLVVLGAVFPSPRFERTNKSLSLLNALGVLALLGYSLFVLKSLCLLCSGFYLFSLFSFFLFWKLGLRGAGKGIGRFFGSYLKPSLAILIASAVVVGAGGYGFHEFHGAKQQAQLGGTAAKMAKEFFSLAVVPEPSFISPYRIAQATERWEDAPIRVIEFSDYTCPDCLFLHQQLSQLKKDFAGKLNIAYQFFPLEGKCNHVVEKDIHPGACDLALIAAYDPGRFPSIHEEIFANFQEAKKPEWRAELVKRYGLEAALTDEGTKAMVERIIQTGAEYEKTSDKFSHGIRSTPTMIINGRMIIGTLPYANLKAIFQAVLEMSEKPAQSRFIENWENTRPKAKPKTGK; encoded by the coding sequence ATGGAGCAAGCCCTCACCGTCGGACAGCACCCTTGGCGGCGCTTATGGAGCTTCCTGGCCGGGGCCGGCATGATCGCCGCGTCGGCCATGACCATCCGCCATTTCTTCCTGGCCAATTTTCCCGATTCGATCTATAAAGGCGCCTTCTGCGACATCAGCGCCTTCTTCAACTGCGACGGCTCGGCTTTCTCGCCGATCGCCCAGATCTGGGGCGTTCCGATGGGCTGGTTCGGCCTCGTCGTCGGATCGCTGGTCGTTCTGGGGGCGGTCTTCCCCTCGCCCCGGTTCGAGCGGACCAACAAGTCCCTCTCCCTGCTTAACGCCTTGGGCGTTCTGGCCCTGCTGGGCTACTCTCTTTTCGTCCTCAAGAGCCTTTGCCTGCTGTGCAGCGGGTTCTATCTGTTCTCGCTCTTCAGCTTCTTCCTGTTCTGGAAGCTTGGGCTGCGCGGCGCCGGGAAGGGGATCGGCCGCTTTTTCGGCTCCTACCTCAAGCCCTCCCTCGCCATCCTGATCGCGTCCGCGGTCGTCGTCGGGGCGGGCGGCTACGGGTTCCATGAATTCCATGGGGCCAAACAGCAGGCCCAGCTAGGCGGTACGGCGGCCAAGATGGCCAAGGAGTTCTTCAGCCTGGCCGTCGTCCCCGAGCCGAGCTTCATCTCCCCCTATCGGATCGCCCAGGCGACCGAGCGCTGGGAGGACGCCCCCATCCGGGTCATCGAATTCTCCGACTACACTTGCCCCGACTGCCTGTTCCTCCATCAGCAGCTGTCCCAGCTGAAGAAGGACTTCGCCGGCAAGCTGAACATCGCTTATCAGTTTTTCCCGCTCGAGGGCAAGTGCAACCATGTCGTCGAGAAAGACATCCATCCGGGCGCCTGTGATCTGGCCCTGATCGCGGCTTACGATCCGGGCCGGTTCCCGTCGATCCACGAGGAGATCTTCGCCAACTTCCAGGAAGCCAAGAAGCCCGAGTGGCGGGCCGAGCTCGTCAAGCGCTATGGGCTGGAAGCCGCCCTGACGGACGAGGGGACCAAGGCCATGGTCGAACGCATCATCCAGACTGGGGCCGAGTACGAGAAGACCTCGGACAAGTTCTCGCATGGCATCCGCTCGACGCCGACCATGATCATCAACGGCCGGATGATCATCGGCACCCTGCCCTACGCCAACCTGAAGGCCATCTTCCAGGCGGTGCTGGAGATGTCCGAAAAGCCGGCCCAGAGCCGGTTCATCGAGAACTGGGAAAACACCCGGCCCAAGGCCAAGCCCAAGACGGGCAAGTAA
- a CDS encoding radical SAM protein, producing MTPARKKGAGPGRSGPGGGARSIPIVGARPGNRDGGSPQRAERTNPGPPRRGAEADVTLVNLNLLYIKLDDRIDYEAHPPLGLLYLTSVLEQKGYSVDLVDYQVLPRVRPDMDPFNLETALGYIGATAAVVGFSCMANLLPFTLLVAERFKRLHPEKTILLGGVGPFGVESAILARFPWIDAVVRGEAELSLPLILDALPDRERLAQVPGVFLRRPDGSVFQTASPERIPDLDRLPLPAYHRLDMAAYDAFGIVSSRGCPYGCRFCSVAPIWDRRTTRRSHANIIEEMRLLHEGYGVKTVLFQDEFFFSSEAKILDFCDRLQASGLPMRWKCYGRVNLVTEPAMRRMAEAGCIQLRFGIESGSDRVLKRIVKGFEFRDALRAVTQALGIFESVETFFIWGFPFEEMEDFYATTLQMARFRQMGVTVLPSLLSMLPQTDIYREYREGRYGGSLDLIPALIPIYVVTGHEVVGALNRVPNRYRPYYDFIGAHPDIFPGFFLYDHETNVRPKHAVLQQMGFA from the coding sequence TTGACCCCAGCGAGAAAAAAGGGCGCCGGCCCGGGGCGATCGGGACCGGGCGGTGGCGCCCGCAGCATCCCTATTGTCGGGGCGCGCCCCGGAAACCGTGACGGCGGCTCGCCGCAGCGGGCCGAACGGACGAACCCGGGGCCTCCGCGGCGGGGCGCCGAAGCCGACGTCACCCTCGTCAATTTGAATCTTCTCTATATCAAGCTCGACGACCGGATCGACTACGAAGCCCACCCTCCGCTGGGGCTCCTCTACCTGACCTCGGTGCTCGAGCAAAAAGGGTATTCCGTCGATCTCGTCGATTACCAGGTCCTTCCCCGGGTCAGGCCGGACATGGATCCTTTCAATCTCGAAACGGCGCTCGGCTATATCGGCGCAACCGCCGCTGTGGTGGGCTTTTCCTGCATGGCCAATCTTCTTCCTTTCACTCTGCTCGTGGCCGAGCGCTTCAAGCGGCTCCATCCCGAAAAGACGATCCTTCTCGGCGGGGTGGGGCCCTTCGGGGTGGAGTCCGCGATCCTGGCACGCTTTCCCTGGATCGACGCGGTCGTCCGCGGCGAAGCCGAATTGAGCCTCCCCCTGATATTGGATGCCCTTCCGGACCGCGAACGCCTGGCCCAAGTGCCGGGCGTTTTCCTGCGCCGGCCGGACGGGTCCGTCTTTCAGACCGCGAGCCCGGAGCGGATCCCTGATCTCGATCGGCTGCCGCTGCCGGCCTATCACCGCCTCGATATGGCCGCCTACGACGCCTTCGGCATCGTCTCCTCACGGGGCTGCCCCTACGGCTGCCGCTTTTGCAGCGTCGCGCCCATCTGGGATCGAAGAACCACGCGCCGGAGCCACGCCAACATCATCGAGGAAATGCGGCTGCTCCACGAAGGCTATGGAGTCAAGACCGTCCTGTTCCAAGACGAGTTTTTCTTCTCCAGCGAGGCGAAAATTCTCGATTTCTGCGACCGCCTGCAAGCCTCGGGACTGCCCATGCGCTGGAAGTGCTACGGCCGGGTCAACCTGGTGACCGAGCCGGCGATGAGGCGGATGGCCGAGGCGGGCTGCATTCAGCTTCGGTTTGGGATCGAATCGGGCTCCGACCGCGTGCTGAAAAGAATCGTCAAGGGATTCGAGTTCCGGGACGCCCTGCGGGCCGTGACCCAGGCGCTCGGCATTTTCGAGTCCGTGGAGACTTTTTTCATCTGGGGCTTCCCCTTCGAGGAGATGGAGGATTTCTACGCCACAACCCTGCAGATGGCCCGCTTCCGGCAAATGGGCGTCACCGTCCTTCCTTCGCTTCTATCTATGCTTCCTCAGACGGACATCTATCGGGAATACCGCGAGGGGCGCTACGGAGGAAGTCTCGATTTGATCCCGGCGCTGATCCCGATCTACGTGGTCACGGGACACGAGGTCGTCGGCGCGCTGAACCGAGTTCCGAACCGATACCGGCCTTATTATGACTTCATCGGCGCCCACCCGGACATCTTCCCCGGATTCTTCCTCTACGACCACGAAACAAACGTCCGTCCGAAACACGCCGTTCTCCAGCAAATGGGATTCGCTTGA
- a CDS encoding prolyl oligopeptidase family serine peptidase: MRTIVNRKDGLLIRPAIGLLIAAAALIATAVQANQRPASADANLGPAVTFLAKPPFIDGRLDEALLGLPVRRFASDEPGREAGPGLNVTYRLAYGTEFFYVFIEADQSAFAARDRGYQNGDGCHLVLALPRPDGAASEEFYVLGFTPTADPARRWQRQFIWYRNVDVVMQPLRRAQFREGSEGGKAGLEILIPWADVYPYHPWLSEAIGFNLCYVQAVGETGRKYHFVLPDGSIQMEQRPRLSVRLAFEPPTPAGETQAYAVLERNNIRAGEPVVIRAAVLSPKRENYVSIVEIEPRTAASNRGGLFAPRLAVTAATPATAAESTAVSTATGFVMMATPGAGSAGNSKKRLAFNLRPGLQVVTQTIDKGHWEAGLYTLKLEKGLPSLSLSILPPFDGDGMVKALEANVDRLKPSSLACLRFHLQETRRRLAALKPYDAPEDLPSQAAVLAGAIEDASGGVDAVARDVSPGRRRRAYRSAVDGTLQPYTLQLPAEYSPNKRCPLIVWLHGSGQDDRSLPIGLNVAAPEAIVLAPNGRGTSNNYVRDRAQDDIREALADVLGNFSVDEKKIFLGGFSMGGYGVYRTFFENPKPWRGLMVWAGHPRLWGADVDFLDEANLACFAGKEIFVYHGSEDRNCPIELTIELVGKLKKAGAVVEFRLEAGKGHEGPGAETLKAAAAWLKARISG; this comes from the coding sequence GTGCGAACCATTGTGAATCGAAAAGACGGCCTTCTGATTCGCCCGGCGATCGGGCTTTTAATAGCGGCCGCTGCTTTAATCGCGACGGCGGTGCAGGCGAATCAACGGCCGGCATCGGCCGACGCCAACCTCGGTCCGGCCGTGACTTTTTTGGCCAAGCCCCCCTTCATCGACGGCCGGCTCGATGAGGCCCTGCTGGGACTGCCGGTGCGCCGCTTCGCCTCCGACGAGCCTGGCCGGGAGGCCGGTCCCGGCTTGAACGTCACTTACCGATTGGCTTACGGGACCGAGTTTTTCTATGTCTTCATCGAAGCCGACCAATCCGCGTTCGCGGCTCGCGACCGCGGCTATCAGAACGGCGATGGCTGCCATCTCGTATTGGCCTTGCCCCGGCCCGACGGCGCGGCGTCGGAAGAATTCTACGTCCTGGGCTTTACACCCACCGCCGATCCGGCTAGACGCTGGCAGCGGCAGTTCATCTGGTACCGGAACGTCGACGTAGTGATGCAGCCGCTCCGCCGAGCCCAGTTCCGCGAGGGGAGCGAGGGAGGCAAGGCCGGTCTCGAAATACTCATCCCGTGGGCCGACGTTTATCCCTACCACCCTTGGCTGAGCGAGGCGATCGGCTTCAATCTTTGCTATGTCCAAGCCGTCGGCGAGACCGGACGGAAATACCATTTCGTCCTTCCCGATGGTTCCATTCAGATGGAGCAAAGGCCCCGACTCTCCGTCCGCTTGGCTTTCGAGCCGCCGACCCCGGCGGGCGAGACGCAAGCCTACGCGGTGCTTGAACGCAACAATATCCGGGCCGGAGAGCCGGTCGTGATCCGGGCGGCGGTTCTTTCGCCCAAGCGCGAGAATTACGTCTCGATCGTGGAGATCGAACCGCGCACCGCTGCATCGAACCGGGGCGGACTGTTCGCTCCGCGCCTGGCCGTCACGGCGGCGACGCCGGCCACGGCGGCGGAATCCACGGCCGTCTCAACCGCGACCGGCTTCGTCATGATGGCCACTCCCGGGGCCGGCTCGGCGGGGAATTCCAAGAAGCGGCTGGCGTTCAATCTCCGGCCCGGCCTGCAGGTCGTCACGCAGACGATCGACAAGGGACATTGGGAGGCGGGGCTGTACACCCTCAAGCTCGAAAAAGGCCTGCCCTCTCTCTCCCTGAGCATCCTGCCCCCGTTTGACGGCGACGGTATGGTCAAGGCGCTCGAGGCGAACGTGGACCGGCTCAAGCCGTCCAGCTTGGCCTGCCTGCGATTTCATCTGCAGGAAACGAGGCGTAGGCTGGCCGCGCTCAAGCCCTATGACGCGCCCGAGGACCTCCCGTCTCAGGCCGCCGTCCTGGCCGGCGCGATCGAGGACGCAAGCGGGGGCGTGGACGCGGTTGCCCGCGATGTCAGCCCGGGCCGCCGCCGCCGGGCCTATCGTTCGGCCGTCGACGGTACGCTTCAGCCCTATACGCTCCAGCTGCCGGCCGAATATTCGCCCAATAAGAGGTGCCCGCTAATCGTCTGGCTTCACGGCAGCGGCCAGGACGACCGCAGTCTGCCCATAGGGCTCAATGTTGCGGCGCCGGAGGCTATCGTGCTGGCGCCGAACGGCCGCGGCACGTCCAATAACTATGTCCGTGATCGGGCCCAGGATGATATCCGCGAGGCTCTGGCCGATGTGCTCGGCAATTTCTCCGTGGACGAAAAGAAAATCTTTCTGGGCGGATTCTCCATGGGCGGTTACGGCGTCTACCGGACGTTCTTCGAGAATCCCAAGCCCTGGCGGGGGCTGATGGTCTGGGCCGGCCATCCGCGGCTGTGGGGGGCGGACGTGGACTTTCTGGACGAGGCAAATCTAGCTTGCTTCGCCGGGAAGGAAATCTTCGTCTATCACGGCTCCGAGGATCGCAACTGCCCGATCGAGCTGACAATCGAGCTGGTGGGGAAGCTTAAAAAGGCCGGGGCCGTTGTCGAGTTCCGCCTCGAAGCGGGTAAAGGCCACGAGGGGCCGGGGGCGGAGACGCTCAAGGCTGCGGCGGCCTGGCTTAAGGCCCGCATATCAGGCTGA